In the Gorilla gorilla gorilla isolate KB3781 chromosome 1, NHGRI_mGorGor1-v2.1_pri, whole genome shotgun sequence genome, ggctgaggcaccagaatcacttgaacccaggaggcagaggttgcagcgagccaaaattgtgccactccactccagcctgggtgacagagcgagactctgtctgtctcaaagaaagaaaaagaaaatatagggatAAGTCTTGTGGCCTTGGATTGGGGAATTGTTCCTCAgaagcacaaacaacaaaagaaaaattaaattggacATCATCAAAGTTTAGAACTCTTTTACTTTAAAGACTCCATAAAGAAAGTGAAatgacaactcacagaatgggagaaaatacttgcaaatcatttACCCGATGATGTTCTGTCTagaccaggggtgtccaatcttttggtttccctgggccacactggaagaagaagaattgtcttgggccgcACATAAAATACACTCACACTAACAATGGCTGAtgaacttcaaaaaaaaatcacaagaaaatctcataatgttttgggaaagtttatgaatttgtgttgggccacacattcaaagccatctttGGGCTGCATGCGGCCTGCAGGTCGTGGTTTGGACAAGCTTGaattatataaagaactcttatcaTTCAACAATAACAATATCAATAATGCAattgaaaaatgaacaaaggatccAAATAGAACTTTCTCTagcaaagatatacagatggtcAGTAGACAGATGAGAAAGCGCTCAACATCATTACCCATGAgggaaataaaaaccacaatgtgtTTCcactacttcacacccactaggatgggaGTAGTAAGACAGACAGACAATAGAAGTGCCGTAGAGAAACGAATCTTCATATGCTGATGGtgggatgtaaaatggtacaaccactttggaaaatagtttggcagttcctcaaaggattgaacataaaattaccataggATTCAGCAGTTCCACTTGTGGGTATGTagccaagagaagtgaaaacatatcTCCCCACAAAAAACTTGGGCATGAGTTTTCACAATAtcattactcataatagccaataagtaaaaacaacccaaatgtccatcaatgaatgaatggataaacaaaatgtggtatattcatacaacagaatattattcggctgttaaaaaaataataaaaaagtagctcacgcctgtaatctcagtacttcgggaggccaaggcaggaggattaattgaagacaggagttccagaccagtctggacatagaagtgagaccttgtctctagtaaacataaaaagaaaattagctgggttctgtggcacacacctgtagtcccagctactcaggaagctgaggtgggaggattgcttgagcccaggtattcaaggctggagtgagctatgattatgcatcactgcactccagcctgggtgacagagcaaactatgtttctaaatacataaataagtaaataaaatgaagtaatgTAACACCTACAAGGTAAATGCACCTTGAAGACTTGTAAAATTAAAGACGCCAATTGCAAAAGGTTTCATATTGCATGATTTGAtctgtatgaaatgtccagaataggcaaatctgtttgagagagagaaagtagatgAGTGCTTGCCTAGGACCGGGAGGAGGTTTGCGAGGAAATGGAGATTCACTGCTAAtgagtacagggtttcttttgggggcgCTTATGAAGATGCTCTGAAATTGAttgtgatggttgtacaactctgaatACATGAAACAGCATTAAATCATCACTTTAAGTAAGTCAACTGTATAGTGTCTGAATTATGTCTCAATatagtagtttttttgtttttgtttttgttgtttttttcttttttgagatggagtctcactctgtggcccaggctggagtgcagtggcgcgatctcggctcattgcaacctccgcctcctgggttcaaccaattatcttgcctcagcctcccaagtaggtgggactacaggcgcgtgccaccacatctggctaattttttatatattttttagtagagatggggtttcatcatgttagccagatggtctcaacctcctgacctcatgatctgtctgcccttggcctcccaaagtgctgggattacaggtgtgagccactgtgcctggccaatacagttgtttttaaaaaacaaaacaggccggtCACGGTGGTTCATTCATGCCTGAAaggccagaactttgggaggcccaggcaaggggaatctcttgaacccaggagtttgagaccccttccccataccacacacaaaaaaactaactCAAACGAATCACCCACCTCAATGTATAaggtaaaactgtaaaactcttagaagaaaatactgGAGTAAGTATGACTTTGGATTAGgcagtggtttcttagatattgacaccaaaagcacacgtggcaaaagaaaaagtaaaatcaacACCATCAAAGTTTAGAATGTTCGTGCTTCAGagaacactatcaagaaagtgaaaagacaacccacagaatgggatagtattttgcaaatcacatatctgttAAGAAACTTGTAGCTGCAATAGATACAGGACTCTTACAACTTAATTAAAGAAAAGACCCacctaggtgcagtggctcatgcctgtaatcccagcactttgggaggctgaggtgggaggatcccttgaggccaggagtttgagaccagcctggccaacatggcgagacgctgtctctactaaaaatacaaatattagccaggtgtggtggcacaagcctgtaattccagctattcgagagctgaggcacgagaattgcttgaacctgggacaccgagattgcagtgagccgagatcgcaccactgcactccagcctgtacaacagagtgagactttgtctcaaaaaaaaaaaagtaaatgcttacattattgatttgagatatttcttcttttatagtATGTCAAagtggtgctataaatttccctcttagcactaCTGTGGCTGCATCTCAGAAAATTTGACATGTCATGTTTTTACTTTAATTCAGTTCAAATTATGATCTGATTTTCCTTGAGATTACATCTTTGATCCAtgggttatttaatttccaaatacgTGGGGATTTTCCAGACATCACTCcgttattattttctatttttcctttttcttctatttatttatttacctatttacttattttcagttCCCTCTCAGGCTCTAAgttctgttattattttctagtttaattccattgtgttcagagatgtactttgtattatttaaatcctttcaaatttatttatttttttcttttcttttttttgagatggagtctcactctgttgcccaggctgtagtgcagtggtgcgaccttggctcactgcagcctccacctgctggggtcaagggattctcctgcctcagcctcctgagtaactggaactataggcatgagccaccacgcccggctaatttttgtatttttagtagagatggggtttcaccatgttggccaggctgatccagagaacccctaacctcaggtcatctgcctgcctcaacctccaaaagtgtttggattacaggagtgagccaccgcacctggcctgttaatttatttttgttattttttttttaagacggaatctcactctgttgtccaggctggaatgcagtggcatgatctcagctcactgcaacctctgtctcccaggttgaagtgattatcctgcctcagcctctcgagtagctgagattacaggtgcatgccaacatgcctgtctaatttttatatttttagtagagacgggttcttaccatgttgaccaggctgatctggaacgcctaacctcaagtgatctgcctgcctcagcatctcaaagtgctgggattacagacatgagccaccatgcccggcctcttttgcatttattaagacttgttttatgccTCCAAATATAGTATATCTTGGTGGATGTGCACTTGAAtgcatattctgctgttgttggatattccattcatgttgtttaTATGGACTTGGTTAATAGCAttgttcaagtctttttttttttttttttgagatggagtcttgctctgtcacctagtctggactgcagtggcgcaatcttggctcactgcaacctctgcctcctgggttcaagcaattctttgcttcagcctcccgagtagctgggattacaggtgcccgccaccacgcctggctaattttttgcatttttagtagagacggggtttcaccatcttggccaggctgatcttgaactcctgacctcgtgatccacccgtctcagcctcccaaagtgctgggattacaggcgtgagccacggcgcctggcctgttCAAGTCTTCTATACCTTTACTGAGTTTCTGTAAATTATGACTGACAACTGTTCTACAACTGTTGAGAGTGGTGTGTTGAAACCTCCaactataattttgtatttgtctatttcttcttaagttctattattgtttttcatgtatttgatgctctatttttatttgcatatacattgacgattatattttctttgttaattgACCTCTGTCATTATGATGGATCCCTCTTTGTCTTTGgtagtttttcttgttgttgtttttgttgttgatttgagacagggtctcaatctgctgcccaggttggagtgtagtggtatgatcacagctcactgcagccttgacctcccaggctcaggtgatcctcccacctcaacctcctgagtaactgggaccacaggcacatgctaccacattttgataatctttttaaaattttttgtagagataacatctctctgtgttgcccaggctggtctcaaactcctgggctcaatcctcccttttcagcctcccaaagtgctgagattacaggtgtcaaccACTATACGGgccagtattttttgttttgaaacctactttgtctgatattgaTGTAGCCAttccaactttttaaaatttagttttgtcAAGGTATGTCTTTTCctacctttttactttttttttttttttgagatggaatttcgctcttgttgcctcggctggagtgcaatggtgcgatcttggctcactgcaacctccgcctccaaggttccagcgattctcctgcctcagcctcccaagtagctgggattacaggcatgtgccaccccacctggctaattttgtatttttagtagagacggggtttctccatgttagtcaggcttggtctccaactcttgacctcaggtgatccacccccctcagcctcccaaagtgctgggattacaggcatgaaccactccGCCTGGcgcatctttttacttttaacttatctctgtttatatatttcaatagctttctaatatttactatatacttgTGTTTTGCTCTTTTATCCATTctaacaatctctgccttttacttgtaagcatttttcatttatatttaatgtaattattgatatgattgGGTTTAAATTAATCTTGCTATTGGTTTTTCATTTGTTCCATCTGTctattggtcttttttttttttttttttttttttttttttttttttgtatttagagaCAGATttgccctctgtcacccagggcggagtgcagtggagctatcacagctcactgcagctgggCATTGGtccatttttctatcttcttcttctttttttttttttcttttgagacagggcctccctatgttgcccaggctggattcaaactcctgggctcaggcgatcgtcctgccttgatctcccaaagtgttgggattacaggcgtaaaccaccacaGTCagtcagtttgtttgtttgtttcacttaGGTACAGAATTCAATGccaacagttcttttctttcaagacTTTAACCATGTCACTCCACGGGGACGCTGTTTTGAGCCTTTGGTAAGCCTCATCCTCCAGGACCACACGGCAGGCGGGCAGGACAGCCCTTAGGTCCACCACACCCGTTAAGCTCCCTCCTGGAGGAGACAGAGACCTGGGACAGCTCCGGGGCGGGCGAGGCCGAGGGATGGGGGACGACGGGGCAGGGAGGAGTCCCAGACCTTTGGGATCTTCGCCACCCTTGGACCCCCTCACCCTTGCGGACTTGAGGAGTGTTAAAATCTCCAAGACGCGAGTCACCGGTACGAAGCCACAGCCATTTCGCCGCTTGCTCGGTGCAAGTGCAGACGGTCCTCGTGGTTGAGAGCGGAGTCCAGCACGTGGGCGGCGTTGGGCACCTTCGGCCGCGCCCTCCGCTCCACCACCGGTGGGCGCGGCCCGAGCCAGTCCCTAAAGCCAGGAGGCCGCCCGCTCCGAGCCTTATGCTTCCGACCGCTGCGCGCGGCTCCTGGGCTGTCGCAGTCTCCCGTTGCCGCCGTCATGTCCCGGCAGCTGTCGCGGGCCCGGCCAGCCACGGTGCTGGGCGCCATGGAGATGGGGCGCCGCATGGACGCGCCCACCAGCGCCGCAGTCACGCGCGCCTTCCTGGAGCGCGGCCACACCGAGATAGACACGGCCTTCCTGTACAGCGACGGCCAgtccgagaccatcctgggcggCTTGGGGCTCCGGCTGGGCGGCAGCGACTGCAGAGGTAACAGTGGCCCCTGATCCTCCCTCTGCACCGTGCAGAGCTGAGCCTGTCACCAGCCGTGCGCTGCCCCGCTCTCCCTGGCCCCGGGCAGCACCCACGGCTtcgtcccccaccccatccctgtccACACCGCAACTCTGGGAACCCCCAGCTCCTCAGGCACATCTAGCTCTGGACAACTGGATGGTGCTTTGTCCGGACTCCTTTTCTGTCGTCTTCTCTTCCGGGAGGTAGCCCAGCACCCTCATTGACGCCTGGATGACTTGGTCTTGCCTGGAATGACTTGGCTAGCCCCTCTCTGGAGCACGAAAAACATTGGAATCTAGCATTGTGCAGCTCCTGTCCCCACCTGTGCCCTTCAGGTGCCCTTGACGGGCCTGATCTGCAGAAATTCTGTTCTTATCGCCTGGCACTCCCTGGCACAGTCCAAAATCAGAGTTTGGACCCAGCACACTATCTGCTTCCTCCTACGCTCGTGCCAGACTGCTCGGGTCCCTGGACTTTGCTCTGGTAACTCACCAGGGTGACAATGCCCGGGAGCCTTGGCAGCTCCCTCAGTGAGATGGGGAATTGGGTGTGGTACAGGGTCTCACTGCCCTCTCTGTGGGATGCTCTGTCTGAGGCTATTGGAGAGAAATGGACACTAACCCACTCCAGGAATCTCCAATTCTAGTGATGGCTGGGGAGCCGAGTGAGCCCTTCTTGGGAGGGACCCCGTGAAGAAAGATAGGATAGGAGTTTGCCAGGAAGAGTACAAGGGGCAAGGGCGTCAGGGCAGTGGGCATGGGTGTGGAAAGGCAAATGCGATTTGGCAATGCCGCCGGTGCTGGGGGAAGCAGGTGTAGCCCGACGGGAGGATGTGTGTAAAGGGGCAGGAGGAGCCGCCCTCGGTCTGATGCCATTTGCAGTGCTTAGGCCGATGCCTGGCAGGCACATAGTGAGGGCTGGGAAATGTTAGCTGTTTCTTTGTTCTTAATATTAGCACCATTTGCCTCCTTCCACTCTGAGTGTCTGAGTGGAGTCTTGTCCATTTCTCCTCTGATTCACCACATGGTACATCCCAAACGAAAGAGGCCTGTGCGTGCATCTCAGTGCCACACTCTTTCTAGATCACCTGGCTGCCACTCGGTGAGAGCTCTGATCTTATTTccggtctcttttttttttttttttttttgatatagggtcttgctcttttacccaggctggagtgcaatcatggctcattgcagctttggCCTctcagggctcaagcgatcctcccacctcagcctccttagtagccgGGActactacaggcctgtgccaccacacctggctaattttttgtattattcatCGAAaccagagtctcactttgttgtccaggctggtctcaaactcatgggctcaagtgatcctcctgccctggcctcccaaagtgctgagattacaggtgtgagccaccacagatctgcaccctctgcctggcccttatttctgattttttttttttgtttacttttttaatccTTGTCTTCTGTCTTTGAGTCCAAGGTTGGCTGGTGAAAGTCCTCAGATCTCAGATCTGAAGTTAAGTTCACATTGAGAAGCAGAGGGGTGGTGGTGGAATGGAAAAATTCCAAATGAATAGTTCCTCAAACCTGCTCCCTCCCAGGTCTCAAGGGCTCCAGTGACTGCCCTCTTGCCAGCCTAAGTGACTTTCTAAGTGTGAAAAGTGGGAAGAGGACTCTCCACTCACCTGTTATTCCAGCCCACTAGGAtctaggattttttatttttatttttattttgaaatagggtctcattctgtcatccgggctggagtacagtggcataatatttgctcactatagccttgatctcctaggctcatgtgatcctctcaactcagcctcccaagcagctgagattacaggcatgtgccaccatgcctggccaaattttgtgttttttgtagagatggggtttcaccattttgcccaggctggtctcaaatccctgggctcaagagatccaccctcctgggcctctCTCAGTGCTCGGCTTAtgggggtgagccactgtgcctaatctccaactaagattttttttttggtgggggacagggtcttgttctggcacacaggctggagtgtagtgaaagatctcggctcactgcaacctctgcctcctgggttcaagcgattcttgtgcctcagcctctccagtagctgggattacaggtttgagccactgaacccagcctccAACTAGGATTCTTAATACGGGGCAGGGAGAAGAGTGTTAagcttacttctttttttttttttttttttttgacagtcttgctctgtcacccaggcttgactgcaatggcacgatctgggctcactgcaacctctacctcccaggttcatgcaattcttttttttttttttttttttgagacagagtctcgctttgttgcccaggctggagtgcagtggcgcgatctcggctcactgcaagctccgcctcccgggttcacgccattctcctgcctcagcctcctgagtagctgggactacaggcacccaccaccatgcccggctaattttttgtatttttagtagagacgggatttcaccgtgttagccaggatggtctcgaactcctgatcttgtgatctgcctgcctcagcctcccaaagtgctgggattacaggtgtgagccactgcacccggctggttcatgcaattcttgtgcctagcctcccaagtagcagagatAACAGGCGTGTAcaaccacccccagctaatttttgtatttttaatacagatggggttttaccatgttggccagcttggtctcaaattcctgacctcaggtgatttacccacctcggcctcccaaagtgctgggattataggcgtgagccaccacatccagccctgaattttcatttctctttcctcttagTGAAAATTGCTACCAAGGCCAATCCATGGATTGGGAACTCCCTGAAGCCTGACAGTGTCCGATCCCAGCTGGAGACGTCACTGAAGCGGCTGCAGTGTCCCCGAGTGGACCTCTTCTATCTACATGCACCTGACCACAGCACCCCGGTGGAAGAGACACTGCGTGCCTGCCACCAGCTGCACCAGGAGGTGAGGGGACCCCTGAGCTCTGGGAGGTGGTCCACTGCTGCTCTCCTTATCCTGATCCTAATGGTGAGAGCAGAGGCACCAGGGCAGTCCCAGGGTGGAGCAGGGAACAGCCCAACTCCCAGGggccccaccctggcctccctttCCTGGTCTGGGCTGCACTATGTTCTGACTGGAGCCTCACCCGAGCAGGGCAAGTTCGTGGAGCTTGGCCTGTCCAACTATGCCGCCTGGGAAGTGGCCGAGATCTGTACCCTCTGCAAGAGCAACGGCTGGATCCTGCCCACTGTGTACCAGGTGAGGGCCGGGGCTGCAGAGGCCAAGGTCTCCAGAACTCCTGCTCATCCTGGGCTGTCTTTGCCCCTCTGACTGCCCCCATGCCCTCTGCATAGCAGCCACTCCCCTGCTGAAAGCCTGCAGATGGCTCCCAGGTACCCTCAGGATGCCATTCAAGCTCCTCAGGCTGGCCACTGGGCATCTGCTTCCTTCCTGCCTATCTGTGCACCTTGGACCCTTCCTTCCCTACCTTCCCCTGCACTCAGCCTGGAACAAGCCCTTCCCCCACCACCGCCCCTTCCGTGAGAGAATGGTTCAGGTCTCACATACGTGTCTCTTCCTCTGGAAGCCTTTCTAGATGGGCCCAGAAGACCCTGAGACCTCAGGTCCTTGTTTACCTCCTCATGATTCATTGCACAAATATTTGCACACCTGCTTGGTGCCAGGCACTGGTCACAGAACTTTCTAGTCTATTATGA is a window encoding:
- the LOC101150628 gene encoding aflatoxin B1 aldehyde reductase member 4 produces the protein MSRQLSRARPATVLGAMEMGRRMDAPTSAAVTRAFLERGHTEIDTAFLYSDGQSETILGGLGLRLGGSDCRVKIATKANPWIGNSLKPDSVRSQLETSLKRLQCPRVDLFYLHAPDHSTPVEETLRACHQLHQEGKFVELGLSNYAAWEVAEICTLCKSNGWILPTVYQGMYSATTRQVETELFPCLRHFGLRFYAYNPLAGGLLTGKYKYEDKDGKQPVGRFFGTQWAEIYRNRFWKQHHFEGIALVEKALQAAYGASAPSMTSAALRWMYHHSQLQGAHGDAVILGMSSLEQLEQNLAAAEEGPLEPAVVDAFNQAWHLFAHECPNYFI